The region GATGAAGCCTTTTTGGAGAGAGTGGAAGGATTGGTCTCCCTTGTTTTGCGGCGGCAAAAGCCGGGGCCGAAAAAGAAAGACACGGGCAGTTAGGTATACTGTCTCCGGAACTCTCTCCCCGGAACTCCCAATTGACCGCCGACCACGATCGGAATCGACAAAAAATTGGTACCGGTCGGTCACTATGTTTGCAGTTTCTCCGTAGAAGGAATCGGGTCTTTTACAGTTTGATCGGTTTCAACTGCCTTGTTTTTCAGCTTGCTCTGCCTTTTTTCCTCTTTCTTTTTTTTCTTGTCCAATTCTTTCTGACGTTTATTGAACTGGTAATTAGATCTTGCCATAGCGTTTCCTTTCTGCTAGGTTGCCAAATCGATAAGATTACTGATAACAGGGAAAAGAATTTAAGACTGCATAATTGCAGTTTGATGCAAGCGGTCATTAAAAAAGGCATCCCCCGATTCACAGGAGATGCCCTTAATTGACTTAAAAAAGATTAGACGATGTTCACATTGGCAGCAGCCGGACCTTTTGGCCCTTGCTGGATGTCAAAAGTTACGTGCGAACCTTCACTGAGGGATTTAAAACCGGTCACATTAATTGCGCTATGATGCACAAATACATCCGGTCCGTTTTCCTGTTCGATGAATCCAAAACCTTTTTGGTCATTAAACCACTTGACAGTTCCATTTTTCATAATATCATCCTCCTTTCCAAAAAATTTCAACGTTACAAACTGAAGGATGATAGCGTTCTAAAAAAAACGGACAATTCCCGCAGAAAGGAACCCTCCCGCCAATTTACGACGGGAATTTAATTGATAATGTATAATATGCTTGTTTATATATAATAGCAAGCTAAATATTTATTATTCTGTAAAGGCACCTGAAATATCTTCCATCTTCTTTCTTTTATCCTTGTAATTGATTTATGCAAAGTGTATAGTCATCCCAAAAAAGGAAGGCAGGTTTATAAGTTTGTGACTTTTTTAAATTTACAGTTAATGAAAGTGGAAAATGAAAAGTCTTAGACGTGATAGTAAGTTTGGCAAAAAAGATTCCGATAGGTCTGGTGGAGGGGTTTCAAAAAAACCCTCCCGGGGAGGTTTTAGCAGGGGCGGAGGGAGGGATTCCGGAATGCCTGCTTTTGACAAGCAGGTTTACAAGGCTATCTGCGATAAATGCGGAGCCACCTGCCAAGTTCCGTTTAAGCCTGCAGGAGACAAACCTATCTTCTGCCGGGATTGTTTCAGGATAATGGAAGTCTCCGAATCACCGAGGCCAAGACATTTTGGAAGCCGTAAGTATCCCGAATCAAGGCGTTCCGACAATTTCAAGAAGAGCGAATATTCCGAATCGGCAAAGCCCGATCAGTTCAAGATAGAACTGGATAAGATAAACTTAAAGCTGGATAGGATTTTAAAAGTGCTGGAAGAGGAATAAAACTTAATAAGCAATTAAAACTCTTTAAAGGCGCCTGATATATCTACTTCCTTATAAACTCCGTACTTCTCCATCCTCCGACGGAGACTGTTTCTGTTTATACCCAAAAGCTTTGCTGCCTTCACCTGATTGCCTTTTGTTCTCATAAGTGCCTTTATTACAAGCATCTTTTCCAGATAAGAGATTGTATCTAAATCTTTTTTTGTCGAAAGGGAAGATGCCTGGTTGAGAACTCTATCTAGAATCCCATTCAACCCGTAGTCCAGATTCTCCTCTTCCCTTAAGGAATAAACTCCGGTCGTATCATCCTCAAAAGAGATGTCTTCAGGGATGATAATGTCACTCTTACATCTGATAATGGCCTTTTTGACAACATTCTCCAGTTCCCTGACGTTACCGGGCCAATGATAACCTGTCAATACACTGAGTGCCGATGGAGTAATATCCTTTACCTCTTTATTCAACTCTACCCCTGACTTTTTTATGAAGTACCTTACCAAATCCTCGATATCCCCCTTCCTTTCCCTCAAGGGCGGGAGGTGGATAGAGACTACGTTCAAACGGTAATAGAGGTCTTCCCTGAACCTTCCTTCAGCAACTTCCTTTTTCATGTCCTTGTTGGTGGCGGCTATCACCCTGATGTCAACCTTTATTGTTTCGTTTCCTCCCAATCTTTCAAACTCCATCTCCTGTAATACACGAAGCATCTTGGACTGAAGAAGAAGGGACATATCTCCGATTTCATCCAAAAATATGGTGCCTCCGCTTAACTGTTCAAGCTTCCCGATCTTTCTTAGCCGAGCGTCTGTAAATGCCCCTTTCTCATAGCCAAAAAGCTCCGATTCCAGAAGATTGTCCGGTATGGCGGCACAGTTTATTGCCATAAACAGTCTGTCCCTTCTCATGCTGTGCTTATATATGGCCCTGGCAACCAGTTCTTTTCCAGTACCACTTTCTCCGGTGAGAAGAACCGTTATATCTCTACCAGCCACCTGCCCTATGTACTTGTATACCTTCTGCATTTCAAGTGAGTTTCCAACCATGATGTCCCCGTTCAATACCTCCTCTTGGGAAGGGGGAAGGGCAACCTTTCTCTTCATCACATCCGTTACGGATAAGGCACTGGATATGGTCGTCTTCATCCAATCGATATCAAAGGGTTTCAGGGTGTAGTCGTATGCCCCTAACCTCATAGCCTCCACCGCGGTTTCCATAGTTCCATACGCCGTCATAATTATAATATGGAGTTTGGGATCTATGCTCTTGATTTTTTTCAGGGTTGTGAGTCCATCCATCCCGGGCATCCTGATATCCATTATCACCAGATCGGGGATGTTCTTGTTGATCAGAGAGACTGCTTCCTCTCCTGAAGATGCTGAGAGGACAGTATAATCCTCAGAAAGGACTTTTCGAAAAGAGTAATGAACATTGGGTTCATCATCAACGACTAATATCTTCTTCATTATACTACCTCTATGGGCAGGCTTACAGTAAATGTAGTGCCAGTATCCGGGCTACTCTCCACTTCGATCCTTCCTCTGTGTTCTTCAACAACCCGATGGACAATGGCCAGCCCCAGTCCCAGTCCTTTGTCCTTTGTGGTTACAAAAGGCTGAAATATCCTTTCCCTTATCGATTCAGGAATACCAGAACCGCTATCCTTTATCCTGACACATATAAAACCTCCGGCAGCCTCTGAGGATACTTCGAGTTCCCCCCCATCTTCCATAGCGTCTATGGCATTAAGAAACAGGTTAAGAAAGAGCTGAGATATCTTCTCAGGATAACAGGATATAGAGGGTAGTGGCAAAAGTGTCTTTCTGAGTTTCATCCTCTGTTGAGAAAGACGGTGCTCTATGAGAAGAAGGGTATTTTCAAAGACCTGGTTTATGTCTATTCTCTGCTGCTCTGGCTTTTCTCCCCGGGCATAGTCCAAAAACTGAGTTACTATTCTGTTCATGCGGTCCAGCTCGTTCTCGATTATGGTCGCATCCTTTTTATCGGGGATAGAAAGTGAGTGGAAGAGCATCTTGACTATGGTAAGGGGGTTTCTGATCTCGTGGGCTACCTCAATTGCCATCTCTCCCAATACCCCGAGTTTCTCTGTCTCACGTATTCTCTCTTCCAGGCATATCATCTGTTCATACAGCCTGGCATTCTCAATAGCAATGGCAGACTGGTCAGCAAGGCTGAAAAGGAGCTTGATTTCTTCTGAAGTAAACCTATGTTGGGTAGCCGTATAGGTATTGATCACACCGGTCACTCTATCTTTTACCATCAGGGGAACGGAAAGAAGGGAGCACAGCCCCACTTTTTTTGCCAGATCAAGATGTCTGTATCCCTTCTCTTTTCGAACATCCAGGATCATCAGAGGTTTTTTAGTCCTGACTACCTGACCTATTAAACTATCATCCACTTTGAGGTTGGGCTTCAATGTATAGTCAATACCCCCTCCATGGACTGCTTTAATCACCAATTCATCTCCAGCCGGATTCAACAACATGAGTGAAGATACTTTGGTGTTCATCAGGTGTGAAGCCTTCTCCACGATTGTCTCAAGAACTTTTTCTAAGTTCAATGTCCCGGTAATGACCTTTCCTATATCAAATAAGGCTGAAAGCTCTTCTACTCTCCATTTCAGGGTCTCATAGAGTTTGGCGTTTTGAATGATTTTGGCTGACTGACTGGCCAGAGTAAAGAGCAGTTCCATATCCTCCTGGGTGAAGGCGACTGTTTTATTACTGTCCACGTTTACCACTCCAATCACTTCATCTTCCAATACCAGTGGTACTGCCAGCTCTGATTTTACGTCTTTGTCTATCTTTACGTATCTTTCATCTTTCGTAACATCAGGCACCAGGACCGGTTTCCCCTCTTTTGCCACCCAGCCTGTAATGCCTTCGCCTATCTTGAGTTTGGTATCGCTGACCACCCTGGGAGGAAATCCACGGGCTACCTCGATATTCAAGACCCCGGAATCTCTGTCGATCAGCATCAACGAACCTGTTGTAGCCTTGGTAATCTTCACCGCGGCATCTATAATCAGATTCAGAACCTGCTGGGGCTCCAGGGTTGAACTGATGACCCTCGACAGATTATAAAGTTCGGTCAGTCCGGAATTTTTAGCCATCCCACTCTTCCAGTCCGTTTTCCGCTATGGTTTCTCCCCTCCTGGGCTGTACCTTTCTATAGACTTCAAGGGGGGCTCTCTTCTCTCCGCCAACCTTTAAAAGGTCATCTTCAATCGAGATTCCAAACAACCGCTCATTCTCTTGCAGATAGGAAAGGATCAATTCCCAGTCCTTCTCTTCCAGTGGTATAATTTCTCCCCCGTTCAACTGCTGATCATCCACCGTGTGGTGGGGATCACGGACATAAATTGCACCGCCTGATGCCAGGGAAAACAGGTTAGACCCCGGGTACGGAGCAGATTGAGGCATAACGGTTCCATCAGTGTCGAATTCCATACCGTTCAATACTACAAAGCCGCCTCCGTTATGAGGGTCACCAGCCATAAACGATTCGGCAAGGTAATCGAGGCAGGTCCCGTTTATGATTACCCTGGGGTGACCTACTGCATTGATAAGCGGCCGGCCGGCTGCGTTGCCCATAACATACACTTCGCCTCCTTTAGCGCCGTACATGAAGGTCTGACCGGTATCCCCGTAAATGACCATCTTCCCTGATTTTATAATCTGTCCAACCTGATCTTGCGCATTACCATGGACATAGATGGAGAGCCCGTCAATACCGGAGCCCAGATAATCACCAGAACTGCCGTAGATATCGATCCGCACGCCTTCTGACCCCGGACCGAGACCGCATCCGTGAAAGCGCTGCCCCTTAAGCCCAAATACGATAAACCGACGCCAACCCATACAATAGGCATCTACAAGCAGTCGGCTGTCACAGCCCTCCCCTTCTGGTGGGAAGAGAGAACCATCAATAATCAAGGCATCTTCCCCTTTAACCGGTCCCCTGAGAAGATACCTGCTCTTCCAATCTATCAATCTGCATGAAACCTCATTGTCTCCCCGTTTCCTGCCGCCATCCGGTATCTCAAGGAAAGGAAAGCGGCGGAATATACCTTCAAGGGTATGGTCTATCATTTGAAGGATAGATCTTCGTTTCTTGTCATAGGTTGGGTAACGTCTGTCGATCAGTCTGGTCAGGACATCCAGTGCTGTCTCAAAGTAGCCCTCTCCCCTTAATGCCCATGTTTTCACTTCCACCAGACAATCAAAGAACTCGTCGTAGCTACAGTCCTTGATTCTACCCTTCAGATATTCATAGAGGAGATCAGGCTGATTTTTATGGAAAAAGACGGATAACTCATCCCCTGATTTTTTCTCTTTATCCATCAGGGAATATACATTATCGGGCATATATGCGGCTTGATTGGTCGTTACAGTAACCTCATGCCCGAACTTGTCAGCACAGGTCAATCTGCGCTCAAGGTAGTTACCATTACCTTGTTCTACATTGAATAAGAATGCTCCTCCATCAGTATAGCTTCCCCCTCGTGCATTCCAGTATCGGTCTGCTAGCATACCAACCCTTGGATCTTCTTCTGCCATGCTCTTTAATGTAGCGTCGATAGCCTGTTTCTCAGAACATATCAGACCAACCTGGACTTCCCCACCATGCAGAGCAAAGACCTGGGGTCTGAGCATTGAGGTGTCGGTAATACCAATGAGCTGTAGCCGTTTATTCTCAGTGTCATTTCTCGCAATAATAAAAAACCATGGGCCGTCCGGGGATCCGTGAATATGGGTTGCCTGAATAGCCCGGTAGATCTTCTGTTTTGCTACGGGCAACTGGTCAAAATCCCTCTCCATGGTGGGGGCAAGTGCTTCAATAACATACTCCAGAGGATAACCGTAGGTTCTGCTATATAGATCGAAAAGAAGAGCAGCTACCTCCGTGTCGGTCAAAAAGAGAGGGTAGATATTCCTCTGTCTCAAATATTCGGCAACTGAACGGTAGTTTGCAAAATCTCCATTATGGACAAGTGCCTCATTAAGACCGATAAAGGGATGGGCACCACCCGGATGCCAGACCCTTCCTTTGGTAGGATAGCGTTGATGAGCGATCCAGATATGTGCCCTGAAATCCTCAAGTTTGTAATATTGCACCACTTCCTCAGCATATCCGACGATCTTAAGTATAATAAAGTTCCTGCCGTGGGAAACAACAAAGGCACGTTGCTTTCCAAAGGCATCATAAAATGTCTTGTTTATATTAAAGCTGTTTCTATAAACAAACTCATCCTCGGCATTCCTTCTCTCTAAACCCTTCAGACCCGTATCATTTACAAAGGCATCGAGAACGTCAGGCTTTACACGGACAAAATAACGCCAGATCTCCGGGGGGCAGACTATCATCCCGGGTATATCTCTGTAATCATCTATATGAGGCAAACATTCTGAAAAATCTACCCTGAAGAAGGGTTTGATAAAACGATTCTCCAGGTTACTCATGACCTCTTCTTCGAGCACGGCGATCTGAAGGATATAGTCCTCTTCCAGTACCTCCTTAGATACCCCCATAGCCTTATGATCGAATCCCATAGCCGCGATTCCTCCCCCGCGACCGTTCCCCCTGTTGTGCATCTGTTTTGAAGGCTCGAAGATGTGCTTGCCTCTGACCGGCACACTACAGGCAAATCCTGTAACTCCACAGCCACCTTCCGCCTCTACCTCAAAATTCATCTTTCCTGGAAGATCCTTTACCAGTGGTTTTCTGGATTCTATAATCCTTGAAATGAGTTCCTTTTTTTTCATGACTTATACCCTTATCCTTCGTGCCTTCTTCATACTTGATGGCTTCGTAAAAAGTCCTGTTTTGTCATTCCGAGGAGCGGAAGCGACGAGGAATCTTTAATGACATCAGATTTCTCGTCCACCAGAGGTGGACTCGGAATGACATGGAAGCCGGTTTTTGACTTTTTGCAACTTTCTCATACCTGGTGTTTCAGATAATCGAGGTGAACCATACAATCGGTTCTTCCTACAAGCTCTTTTATGCTCTTCATACCCAGCTTTTTTAGTATTCTTATAAGTTCTCTACGCCATGCCAGGTACATATTGATTATCCGCTGCGTTCCCCAATCAACATTTATTAATTCCGCCAATTCAGGATCTGTTGTGGCAATTCCACGGGCACATCCTCTCCCGCTTTCGCAGTTCTGACATCTCACACACTCCAATGCCACCAGGTCTGCCGTACCTGTACAGGCTCCGTCGGCTCCCAGGGCTATAATCTTTGCCACGTCGTGAGGCGTCCTTATACCTCCGCTGGCAATAAGCGTCATCTTGTCCCTCACGCCTTCTTCCTGTAAAAACCGGTGAACCTTGGGTACCGCATATTCAATAGGCATGGCAATATTCTTCTTTGCAATATCAGGAGCGGCACCAGTGCCTCCATAACTTCCATCGAGATGTATGATATGGGCACCGGCATAATAGCTCCCTACAGCTACCATATCAACGTCGGTTGGCGTGGACACCTTTACTGATACCAGCGCCCTGGGGTTCACCGACTTAATCCAGTCAACGTGCTTCTTGTGATCCTCTACGGAATATACGCTGTGAAATGGAAAAGGTGAAAAAAGAGGATATCCGACCACCGCCTCCCGCATACGTGCAACACCGGGGGTTACCTTATCCCCCAGGAGATGTCCGCCAAGACCCGGTTTTGCACCTTGGGCATACTTAAATTCAACAATCCTGACCCTTTGTATAGTCTCTTCTTTTACCCCGAAAAGGCCTGTTGCAACCTGAGTTATCATATGGTCATCATAAGGCTTAAGCTCATCGGGATATCCGCCTTCACCTGTACAGGAAAATGTTCCAAGCGCCGAAGCTGCCCTTGTCCTGCTTACCATAGTTGTAACGCTCACCGAACCATAGGACATTCCTCCTCCGTAAACAGGGACTTCAATCTTTATCCTGTGAGCATTATCATCCCTCCTGTTCAATTCAAGGCTTACATCAATGTCGTCATCCGGAATATCCTCCAGTCCTGACCTGTCATGTTTCCTAAAGATCAGACGGAGTCTATCGAAGCCTCCCCCGGAGTTTCCCACCTTATACTCTAAACCTGCGGGGGGTCTCTCCCCAAATTCTGCCATATACCAGGTGCTGGCCAGTAATTCATTTGTCCATCTGAAATCCCCCAGTGTATCGAAAACAGGGTTCCTCCGGACAGAAATGGCATACACCGGACAGGCTTTGTAACATGCCTCAGGGCAGTCGGTTCCTAAACACAGGTAATTATTCTCAACAAAAACATGCCCCCTTCTTTCGACGTGTACTCCTTGAGGACATATCTCCACGCATTTTCCACAGGCTATACAGTCACCTGCCCGGGTTACCCTGAACTTCCCGATAGGGTTTCTAAAGCGGGACCGAGTCCGCACAGCTTCAGGAAATTTGAAAACATTCGGGTTACTCAAGTTTACATCCCTCCTCGATTTTTCCCATAGACTCAAAAGTGGTTCTGTCCATATCTTCAAAAAACATGGCGCGTCCTACCTCTCCCCTCAATCGGCGGGCATCCCTGATCCCCATTGCTCCCATCACTTCGAGCAGTTGATTGTGCCATGCCCCGATCAGGTTTACGACACGGGAGGCAACCCACTGGGGTGATGCCGTATCTATCTCCACAGGACAAGGAAGCCCTTTAATACATCTGCGACACATACGGCATTCCAGGGCTATAAGAATAGGGAAGTCTACAAAGACAGTATCTGCCCCGCATATTATTGCCTTAGCCACGTGTTCTGCCATGGCAAGTCCGCCGCTGGCAAGGAGAGTAATCCCATCCCTGATATTCTCCTCAATAAGTTTCATATGGACAGATCTGATCCCATCTTTGAGGTTGCGGGTGGTATCATCCATAAACCGGGACATTGAGTTTCCTTCCAGATGGATAATGGAGACACCCCCTCTTGCCAGAGAGAGTGCCTTTTCTTCCATTCCTTCTGCCATAGGTATCCTTATTGACACAAAGAGGTTCGGAAAATATCCTTTAATATCCTCTACAATCCCCTGACATCCTTCTGTCCAGGGTATCTCTATAATTTTTGCATTCTCCGGGATGTTGCCTGGTGCGGTTCCTTTAGATAAAACCAGCGGCATCAGGCACTCGCCCATGTCCTCCAATGCGTAATTTACCTTCTCAATAGGAAGGGCTATAAGAGTTCCAAGATGCCGCGCACCCATAGCCCAGCCTTTTATCGTGTTTGCGCTGATTGTGCCAAAGGAAGGCACTTTCAGGATTATAGGCAGCGGAATGTCAATAATGGAAGGGGCATTACCTTCAAGGGTATCGCTGCCATTGAACATTAAATGTTCCGGAGTCTTGCCCAGGTCTACTGCAGTGCTTATATATTCACGACCGTGAATACCGTCCCTTGTCGGACGTACTATCTCTGACATATCCGTCCACATGGAATCGAATCCGGGGCCGCTGAAAGGACCGGGATAACCGGCACCCGAAACCGGTATCTTTCCTGTCTGAGACTGGCTCCACAACCTGACAATAATCGATGGAGACCAGTGAGAATCCCCCATGGCATTAAACTCGGGATTCAACGACTTATGTATCAACTCCTTGGGACAATTCTGAACGCACCTGTAACAGTTCATGCACAGGTTATCAATGGATTCGATCATGTGACGGGAATCAAGGCCCCTTTTATCATAGACATCGTAAACACACATCTTCTTAACGCATACTGCGCACTTCAAACAACCCTCTTCCCATGCAATAATCCCCGATTTACTCACAGTCTTGAAGCGATTAGGCACAGTTTTTGTGTGTATCATGTATTTGGAC is a window of Thermodesulfobacteriota bacterium DNA encoding:
- a CDS encoding cold-shock protein, which codes for MKNGTVKWFNDQKGFGFIEQENGPDVFVHHSAINVTGFKSLSEGSHVTFDIQQGPKGPAAANVNIV
- a CDS encoding CxxC-x17-CxxC domain-containing protein; amino-acid sequence: MKSLRRDSKFGKKDSDRSGGGVSKKPSRGGFSRGGGRDSGMPAFDKQVYKAICDKCGATCQVPFKPAGDKPIFCRDCFRIMEVSESPRPRHFGSRKYPESRRSDNFKKSEYSESAKPDQFKIELDKINLKLDRILKVLEEE
- a CDS encoding sigma-54 dependent transcriptional regulator, with protein sequence MKKILVVDDEPNVHYSFRKVLSEDYTVLSASSGEEAVSLINKNIPDLVIMDIRMPGMDGLTTLKKIKSIDPKLHIIIMTAYGTMETAVEAMRLGAYDYTLKPFDIDWMKTTISSALSVTDVMKRKVALPPSQEEVLNGDIMVGNSLEMQKVYKYIGQVAGRDITVLLTGESGTGKELVARAIYKHSMRRDRLFMAINCAAIPDNLLESELFGYEKGAFTDARLRKIGKLEQLSGGTIFLDEIGDMSLLLQSKMLRVLQEMEFERLGGNETIKVDIRVIAATNKDMKKEVAEGRFREDLYYRLNVVSIHLPPLRERKGDIEDLVRYFIKKSGVELNKEVKDITPSALSVLTGYHWPGNVRELENVVKKAIIRCKSDIIIPEDISFEDDTTGVYSLREEENLDYGLNGILDRVLNQASSLSTKKDLDTISYLEKMLVIKALMRTKGNQVKAAKLLGINRNSLRRRMEKYGVYKEVDISGAFKEF
- a CDS encoding GAF domain-containing protein gives rise to the protein MAKNSGLTELYNLSRVISSTLEPQQVLNLIIDAAVKITKATTGSLMLIDRDSGVLNIEVARGFPPRVVSDTKLKIGEGITGWVAKEGKPVLVPDVTKDERYVKIDKDVKSELAVPLVLEDEVIGVVNVDSNKTVAFTQEDMELLFTLASQSAKIIQNAKLYETLKWRVEELSALFDIGKVITGTLNLEKVLETIVEKASHLMNTKVSSLMLLNPAGDELVIKAVHGGGIDYTLKPNLKVDDSLIGQVVRTKKPLMILDVRKEKGYRHLDLAKKVGLCSLLSVPLMVKDRVTGVINTYTATQHRFTSEEIKLLFSLADQSAIAIENARLYEQMICLEERIRETEKLGVLGEMAIEVAHEIRNPLTIVKMLFHSLSIPDKKDATIIENELDRMNRIVTQFLDYARGEKPEQQRIDINQVFENTLLLIEHRLSQQRMKLRKTLLPLPSISCYPEKISQLFLNLFLNAIDAMEDGGELEVSSEAAGGFICVRIKDSGSGIPESIRERIFQPFVTTKDKGLGLGLAIVHRVVEEHRGRIEVESSPDTGTTFTVSLPIEVV
- a CDS encoding glutamate synthase, whose product is MKKKELISRIIESRKPLVKDLPGKMNFEVEAEGGCGVTGFACSVPVRGKHIFEPSKQMHNRGNGRGGGIAAMGFDHKAMGVSKEVLEEDYILQIAVLEEEVMSNLENRFIKPFFRVDFSECLPHIDDYRDIPGMIVCPPEIWRYFVRVKPDVLDAFVNDTGLKGLERRNAEDEFVYRNSFNINKTFYDAFGKQRAFVVSHGRNFIILKIVGYAEEVVQYYKLEDFRAHIWIAHQRYPTKGRVWHPGGAHPFIGLNEALVHNGDFANYRSVAEYLRQRNIYPLFLTDTEVAALLFDLYSRTYGYPLEYVIEALAPTMERDFDQLPVAKQKIYRAIQATHIHGSPDGPWFFIIARNDTENKRLQLIGITDTSMLRPQVFALHGGEVQVGLICSEKQAIDATLKSMAEEDPRVGMLADRYWNARGGSYTDGGAFLFNVEQGNGNYLERRLTCADKFGHEVTVTTNQAAYMPDNVYSLMDKEKKSGDELSVFFHKNQPDLLYEYLKGRIKDCSYDEFFDCLVEVKTWALRGEGYFETALDVLTRLIDRRYPTYDKKRRSILQMIDHTLEGIFRRFPFLEIPDGGRKRGDNEVSCRLIDWKSRYLLRGPVKGEDALIIDGSLFPPEGEGCDSRLLVDAYCMGWRRFIVFGLKGQRFHGCGLGPGSEGVRIDIYGSSGDYLGSGIDGLSIYVHGNAQDQVGQIIKSGKMVIYGDTGQTFMYGAKGGEVYVMGNAAGRPLINAVGHPRVIINGTCLDYLAESFMAGDPHNGGGFVVLNGMEFDTDGTVMPQSAPYPGSNLFSLASGGAIYVRDPHHTVDDQQLNGGEIIPLEEKDWELILSYLQENERLFGISIEDDLLKVGGEKRAPLEVYRKVQPRRGETIAENGLEEWDG
- a CDS encoding glutamate synthase-related protein, with amino-acid sequence MSNPNVFKFPEAVRTRSRFRNPIGKFRVTRAGDCIACGKCVEICPQGVHVERRGHVFVENNYLCLGTDCPEACYKACPVYAISVRRNPVFDTLGDFRWTNELLASTWYMAEFGERPPAGLEYKVGNSGGGFDRLRLIFRKHDRSGLEDIPDDDIDVSLELNRRDDNAHRIKIEVPVYGGGMSYGSVSVTTMVSRTRAASALGTFSCTGEGGYPDELKPYDDHMITQVATGLFGVKEETIQRVRIVEFKYAQGAKPGLGGHLLGDKVTPGVARMREAVVGYPLFSPFPFHSVYSVEDHKKHVDWIKSVNPRALVSVKVSTPTDVDMVAVGSYYAGAHIIHLDGSYGGTGAAPDIAKKNIAMPIEYAVPKVHRFLQEEGVRDKMTLIASGGIRTPHDVAKIIALGADGACTGTADLVALECVRCQNCESGRGCARGIATTDPELAELINVDWGTQRIINMYLAWRRELIRILKKLGMKSIKELVGRTDCMVHLDYLKHQV
- a CDS encoding glutamate synthase-related protein, whose amino-acid sequence is MPSKYMIHTKTVPNRFKTVSKSGIIAWEEGCLKCAVCVKKMCVYDVYDKRGLDSRHMIESIDNLCMNCYRCVQNCPKELIHKSLNPEFNAMGDSHWSPSIIVRLWSQSQTGKIPVSGAGYPGPFSGPGFDSMWTDMSEIVRPTRDGIHGREYISTAVDLGKTPEHLMFNGSDTLEGNAPSIIDIPLPIILKVPSFGTISANTIKGWAMGARHLGTLIALPIEKVNYALEDMGECLMPLVLSKGTAPGNIPENAKIIEIPWTEGCQGIVEDIKGYFPNLFVSIRIPMAEGMEEKALSLARGGVSIIHLEGNSMSRFMDDTTRNLKDGIRSVHMKLIEENIRDGITLLASGGLAMAEHVAKAIICGADTVFVDFPILIALECRMCRRCIKGLPCPVEIDTASPQWVASRVVNLIGAWHNQLLEVMGAMGIRDARRLRGEVGRAMFFEDMDRTTFESMGKIEEGCKLE